DNA from Salinispora arenicola:
GGTAGTCGGTGGCCTGGTGTTCCCAGGTGATCAAGCCGTCCTTGACGAAGACGTTCCACGAGCACGAGCCCGTGCAGTTGACGCCGTGAGTGGACCGCACCACCCGGTCGTAGCGCCACCGGTCACGGTAGAACTGGTCCCAGTCCCCGTCCTTCACCTGGTGCAGCGTGCGGCCGTGGTCACCGACCGTCTCCCGGCGGAGAAAGCGACGAGCAGCCAGCAACGGCGCCGCACCGGGTACCTGGTCCGTCGCAGGATCATGAACTTCTGGCGGGCGGTGCGCTGACACGTGGGCACTCCTCCGGCGGCGGACGACAACGCGGGGGCTGTCGGTGGCGCACGGGAGTGCGCCACACCTACCAGGGTTCGCGAATTCAACCGCCAGATCGGGAGGCCGCGGTCCCTAGCAACCGGGACCAAGGTCCCGGCCACCGGCCGGGGGTACACACCCTGCGCACGAAGAGCGCCCTGGTATCCGCGCTCCCCGCCGGGACCTGTTGCCGGGCAGATGGGAAGAAGGTCCCTACCCGTGGCTGATACATGACACCAGCCTTGGGTAGACAGCTGCGCCGGTGCGAGATCGCCGACGTCCACCCAACCGCTGATCAAGGAATTGCCGTGCCCGTCAAACCCGCTCCCGACGACCCGACCCCGGACGAAACGGCTGCCGGCCAGAACAGCCGCGACGATCGTGGGCGCACTCGGGTCCTCACCCTGTCCACCATCGGCTTCACCGTCATGTTCGCGGTGTGGCTCATGTTCGGCATCCTCGGCAAGCCGATCAGCGACGAGTTCAACCTCTCCGAGGTGCAACTGTCCTGGATCATCGCCGCCGCCGTGCTCAACGGCTCGCTCTGGCGGCTCCCCGCCGGCATCGTGGCGGACCGCATCGGCGGACGCCGAGTGATGACGGCGATGCTTCTCCTGACCGCGCTGGCCTCGTTCCTCGTGTCCCGCGCCGATTCCTACCCGATGCTGCTGGCGCTGGCGTTTCTGGTCGGCTTCGCCGGCAACTCGTTCACCGCTGGTATCGCCTGGAACTCGGCGTGGCAGCCGCGGGAGAAGCAGGGTTTCGCGCTCGGCCTGTTCGGTGCGGGCAACGTCGGCGCATCGGTAACCAAGTTCATCGGCCCGCCGCTGATCGCGGGAACCGCGGGCGCCACCTACCTCGGCGTCATCGAGGGCGGTTGGCGCCTCGTCCCCGTCGTCTACGCGGTGTTGCTGCTCGTCCTCGCGGCAGCTACGTGGTTCCTCACCCCCCGCCGCGACCGCGTGCCAAGCCACGGCACCCCGCTGCGCGAACAGCTCGAACCGCTCAAGCAGATACGAGTGTGGCGATTCAGCCTGTACTACGTGGCGGTGTTCGGGGCCTATGTGGCGCTCGCCGCGTGGCTGCCGACCTACTACATGAACAACTACGACGTGTCGCTGCAGACCGCGGCCTATCTGACCGCCCTGTACATCTTCCCCGCCTCGCTGCTGCGACCGGTCGGCGGGTCGTTGTCCGACCGTCTGGGTGCCCGCCGCGTCATGTACTGGACATTCGGCCTCATGCTGCTCAGCACGGGCATCCTGATGATGCCCCCGGGCCACATCGTCGTCGACCACCCCGATGGCACGCAGACCAGTCACCTCGCCTACCAGCTCGGCATCGTGCCCTTCACCGTTCTGGTCGTCCTGCTCGGCTGCGCCATGGGCGTCGGCAAGGCCGCGGTGTACAAGCACATCCCCGAGTACTTCCCGCGCCAGGTCGGGGCCGTGGGCGGTCTGGTCGGCATGCTCGGCGGCCTCGGCGGGTTCTTCCTGCCCCCGATGTTCGCCTACACCAAGGCGTGGACGGGCCTCCCCTCCAGCACC
Protein-coding regions in this window:
- a CDS encoding MFS transporter, which translates into the protein MPVKPAPDDPTPDETAAGQNSRDDRGRTRVLTLSTIGFTVMFAVWLMFGILGKPISDEFNLSEVQLSWIIAAAVLNGSLWRLPAGIVADRIGGRRVMTAMLLLTALASFLVSRADSYPMLLALAFLVGFAGNSFTAGIAWNSAWQPREKQGFALGLFGAGNVGASVTKFIGPPLIAGTAGATYLGVIEGGWRLVPVVYAVLLLVLAAATWFLTPRRDRVPSHGTPLREQLEPLKQIRVWRFSLYYVAVFGAYVALAAWLPTYYMNNYDVSLQTAAYLTALYIFPASLLRPVGGSLSDRLGARRVMYWTFGLMLLSTGILMMPPGHIVVDHPDGTQTSHLAYQLGIVPFTVLVVLLGCAMGVGKAAVYKHIPEYFPRQVGAVGGLVGMLGGLGGFFLPPMFAYTKAWTGLPSSTFLVLFILTAICAVWMHLTVVRMLHGESPQLADHFEKPEPVDQPTAPATAATRVPEEARE